The window CTGATGTTTTAGTTGTTTACGGTGATACAAACTCAACTATTGCGGGAGCTCTGGCGGCAAAAAAGCTTGGAGTAAAGGTTGTTCATATAGAGGCAGGTTTGCGTTCTTTTAATATGGCAATGCCCGAAGAAGTAAACAGGATTTTAACTGACAGAATTTCTGATTTGTTACTTTGCCCTACTAAAACTGCTGTTGGAAACTTAGAAAAAGAAGGCTATACAAATATCGATACTAAGATTGTTCGTAGCGGTGATATAATGAAAGATGCGGTTGAGTTTTACAGTAAAAAATCTAAAGAAAAATCAACTGTTATCAAAAGCCATAATCTCGAACATGGAAAATTTGTATTGGCAACTATTCACCGTCAGGAAAATACAGATGATTTAGCGAGACTGAAATCAATTCTATCAGCATTTGATAAAATAGTAGATGAAGGAATCAGAATAATTTTACCTCTGCATCCTCGTACGAAATCAATAATAGAAGAGAACAAAATTTCTACAAAGGCCGAAATTATAGATCCTGTAGGTTATTTCGATATGCTGGAGCTGTTGAAAAACTGCAGCCTGGTAGTAACAGATAGTGGTGGACTGCAAAAAGAGGCTTTTTTCAATAAAAAACACTGTGTGA of the Bacteroidota bacterium genome contains:
- the wecB gene encoding UDP-N-acetylglucosamine 2-epimerase (non-hydrolyzing), with protein sequence MKILTVLGARPQFVKAAVLSRVILSSDEIEEVIVHTGQHYDKNMSDLFFEEMEIPKPKYNLNINGLGHGAMTGQMLEKIEEVITKEKPDVLVVYGDTNSTIAGALAAKKLGVKVVHIEAGLRSFNMAMPEEVNRILTDRISDLLLCPTKTAVGNLEKEGYTNIDTKIVRSGDIMKDAVEFYSKKSKEKSTVIKSHNLEHGKFVLATIHRQENTDDLARLKSILSAFDKIVDEGIRIILPLHPRTKSIIEENKISTKAEIIDPVGYFDMLELLKNCSLVVTDSGGLQKEAFFNKKHCVIVRDETEWVELVENGFAQIAGATEKGIISAFEVLSAKESDFDMDLYGKGSVGEVICGEILK